A portion of the Nitrospira sp. genome contains these proteins:
- a CDS encoding MFS transporter — translation MEPRHVNGGGTGRPNVKWSPHLLTRDFTLVWWGQMVSQVGDGVSKLALLWFVYSITGSPLKTTMIGLLQTLPPILFGPFIGVVVDRVPKKLLLISSDLIRALVLGVLPCLLPVDSFSIERLYLMVFVHAVASAVFGPALTAAIPSLVSRHEFTAANALLQTTTSIGIIVGPALSGVGIATMSSQEVLCVNAVSYVISAACFAFIRFPRAESQPAGGGSLAGTFSDVLDGFHYVLHRQRVILMLIGAASMYTFATSAFSTLFPVFGKKLLDLGPIEVGYLWSAFGIGLLLVSLGLVSLSAWSLPKRIQLMALSSFISGLALLGLIVTSNRLIAAALMVIIGMGAGTLTPVAWGVLQEIAPASLLGRVLAIYNLGAMTSAIAGMTIFGWVTQEFGERPSVFGIGVGLFLSALVSMRVARWVQTHWAEATVPSAEEPQSVVMVTQPTSH, via the coding sequence ATGGAACCACGGCACGTGAACGGAGGAGGAACGGGACGCCCCAACGTGAAGTGGTCGCCGCATCTGCTGACGCGCGACTTCACGCTCGTCTGGTGGGGCCAGATGGTCTCGCAAGTCGGCGATGGTGTGTCGAAGCTCGCGTTGCTCTGGTTCGTCTACTCCATTACAGGCTCTCCTCTCAAGACCACCATGATCGGGCTGTTGCAGACCCTGCCGCCCATTCTGTTCGGTCCTTTCATCGGTGTCGTCGTCGATCGTGTTCCCAAGAAACTCTTGCTGATCAGCAGCGACCTGATTCGCGCGCTGGTGCTGGGCGTGCTGCCTTGTTTGTTGCCGGTCGACTCGTTCAGTATCGAGCGGCTGTATCTCATGGTGTTCGTCCATGCGGTCGCCTCCGCGGTGTTTGGGCCGGCATTGACCGCCGCTATTCCGTCGCTGGTCTCCCGCCACGAATTCACCGCCGCCAATGCCCTGTTGCAGACGACGACCAGCATCGGGATCATCGTCGGGCCGGCGCTGAGCGGCGTCGGGATCGCGACCATGAGTTCTCAGGAAGTCCTCTGTGTGAATGCGGTCAGCTATGTCATTTCCGCCGCTTGTTTTGCGTTCATTCGTTTTCCCCGGGCCGAATCCCAGCCGGCCGGCGGCGGCTCCCTGGCGGGAACCTTCAGCGATGTACTCGATGGCTTCCACTATGTGCTCCATCGTCAACGGGTCATTTTGATGCTCATCGGAGCGGCCTCCATGTATACCTTCGCCACGAGCGCCTTCAGCACGCTCTTTCCGGTGTTCGGTAAGAAGTTGCTGGACCTCGGGCCTATCGAGGTCGGGTACCTCTGGTCGGCATTCGGCATCGGGTTGTTGCTGGTGTCACTGGGCCTCGTGTCGTTGTCGGCCTGGTCCCTGCCCAAACGGATTCAGTTGATGGCGCTCTCCAGCTTTATCAGCGGTCTTGCGCTGCTCGGTTTAATTGTAACGTCGAATCGCTTGATCGCGGCGGCACTCATGGTCATCATCGGAATGGGGGCCGGGACGCTCACACCGGTGGCCTGGGGCGTATTGCAGGAAATTGCCCCGGCCTCGCTCCTGGGACGGGTGCTGGCGATTTACAACCTGGGTGCGATGACCTCCGCGATTGCCGGCATGACGATTTTCGGCTGGGTGACGCAGGAATTCGGCGAGCGTCCCAGTGTGTTCGGGATCGGTGTGGGGCTATTCCTGTCGGCGCTGGTCTCGATGCGGGTGGCGCGCTGGGTACAGACCCATTGGGCTGAGGCGACCGTTCCATCTGCGGAGGAGCCGCAGTCTGTGGTCATGGTCACGCAGCCTACGAGTCATTAA
- a CDS encoding amylo-alpha-1,6-glucosidase: MEEIISVNDQFYILASSSMADDRTRVLKHGETFGVYDRYGDIQPVGRGTQGVFHQGTRFLSRQEVFLNNDRPMLLSSTVKEDNALLAVDLTNPDLYRDGRIAIPRGSVHVFRSRFLWNGVSYERFRLSNYSLSPVKMTLSIRFEADFADIFEVRGKKRERKGRMLPNVLRKDLLVLRYEGLDEVTREARIQFAPEPLEITASQATFDIELDPKGETAVAVMVACDVGDSHRPLLAYDAAMAEAGLAFGAEQTEDCTIQTSNAQFNEWWNRSVLDVRMMVTDTNEGPYPYAGVPWFSTPFGRDGVITALECLWIRPELARGVLAYLASTQAKEVNPAQDAEPGKILHETRKGEMAALNEIPFGLYYGSVDSTPLFVMLAGAYYERTADLAFIQSIWANLEAALTWMDTFGDPDRDGFVEYVRKSPTGLDNQGWKDSHDSISHEDGSLAEGPIALCEVQGYVYDAKVQASKLADALGYIDRASQLRRQARSLKERFEEAFWCEESSTYALALDGHKRPCQVKTSNAGHCLYTGIASDEHARRVAETLMSDELFSGWGVRTLADSERRYNPMSYHNGSIWPHDNAMIAVGLARYGLKSGVEKIMTGMFEVSLVLDFHRLPELFCGFVRRPGQGLTRYPVACNPQAWAAGSAFMVLQACLGLSIIASEQKVVFNHPILPEFIDKMQIKNLKVGTASVDLLLRRHDLDVGITVIRRAGKVEVVSVK; encoded by the coding sequence GTGGAAGAAATTATCAGTGTCAATGATCAGTTCTATATCCTGGCCAGTTCATCGATGGCGGACGATCGCACGCGCGTGCTCAAGCACGGAGAAACGTTCGGCGTCTACGATCGGTATGGGGACATCCAGCCGGTGGGCCGTGGAACTCAGGGCGTCTTTCACCAGGGGACTCGGTTTTTGTCGCGCCAGGAAGTGTTTCTCAATAATGACCGGCCGATGCTGCTCAGCTCAACGGTCAAGGAGGACAATGCCTTGCTGGCCGTGGATCTGACGAATCCGGACTTGTATCGGGACGGCCGCATCGCAATTCCGCGCGGGAGTGTACACGTCTTCCGGTCGCGCTTCCTCTGGAACGGGGTGAGTTACGAACGCTTCCGACTGTCCAACTACAGTCTGTCCCCCGTGAAGATGACGTTGTCGATCCGGTTTGAGGCCGACTTTGCGGATATCTTCGAGGTACGTGGGAAAAAGCGTGAGCGGAAGGGGCGGATGCTGCCGAACGTGTTGCGGAAGGATCTGCTGGTGTTGAGGTACGAAGGCCTCGATGAGGTAACCCGGGAGGCGCGGATTCAGTTTGCTCCGGAGCCGCTGGAGATCACGGCCTCACAAGCCACCTTCGATATCGAGCTCGACCCGAAGGGGGAAACGGCAGTGGCGGTGATGGTGGCCTGCGATGTGGGGGACAGCCATCGGCCGCTGTTGGCGTACGATGCCGCAATGGCCGAAGCGGGGCTGGCCTTCGGTGCGGAGCAGACCGAAGATTGCACCATTCAGACCTCCAACGCCCAATTCAATGAATGGTGGAATCGCTCGGTGTTGGATGTTCGCATGATGGTTACCGACACGAATGAGGGTCCCTACCCCTATGCCGGGGTGCCTTGGTTCAGCACGCCATTCGGACGGGACGGGGTTATCACGGCGCTCGAATGTCTGTGGATCAGGCCGGAATTGGCCCGCGGCGTCCTGGCCTATCTGGCATCGACGCAGGCCAAAGAGGTGAACCCCGCTCAGGATGCCGAGCCGGGGAAGATCCTCCACGAGACCCGCAAAGGTGAGATGGCGGCGCTGAACGAGATTCCCTTCGGTCTCTACTACGGCAGTGTCGATTCCACGCCGCTGTTTGTGATGCTGGCCGGCGCCTATTACGAACGGACGGCCGATCTGGCGTTTATCCAGTCGATCTGGGCCAACCTCGAAGCGGCGTTGACCTGGATGGATACCTTCGGTGATCCCGACCGCGACGGGTTTGTGGAGTATGTACGGAAATCACCCACCGGTCTGGACAATCAGGGCTGGAAAGATTCCCATGATTCGATTTCGCATGAGGACGGTTCGCTGGCTGAAGGACCGATCGCCCTGTGTGAAGTGCAAGGGTATGTGTACGACGCCAAAGTGCAGGCGTCGAAGCTGGCAGATGCGCTGGGCTATATCGATCGTGCCAGTCAGCTTCGTCGGCAGGCGCGGTCGCTCAAGGAACGTTTCGAAGAGGCATTCTGGTGCGAGGAATCGTCAACCTATGCGCTTGCCCTGGATGGCCACAAACGGCCCTGTCAGGTGAAGACATCCAACGCCGGCCACTGTCTCTATACGGGGATTGCAAGCGATGAGCATGCCAGGCGTGTGGCGGAGACGCTCATGTCGGATGAGCTGTTCAGCGGATGGGGTGTGCGGACTCTTGCCGATTCGGAGCGCCGGTATAATCCGATGTCCTACCATAACGGATCGATCTGGCCGCACGACAACGCCATGATTGCGGTCGGTCTTGCCCGGTACGGCCTCAAGTCCGGTGTGGAAAAAATCATGACCGGCATGTTCGAGGTCAGTCTCGTGCTCGACTTTCACCGCTTGCCGGAACTTTTCTGCGGATTCGTACGCAGACCGGGCCAGGGCCTGACGCGGTATCCGGTCGCCTGCAACCCTCAAGCATGGGCTGCGGGGTCGGCCTTCATGGTGCTCCAGGCCTGTTTGGGCTTATCGATTATCGCGTCGGAGCAGAAGGTGGTATTCAACCATCCGATCCTCCCGGAGTTCATCGACAAGATGCAGATCAAGAATCTGAAGGTGGGCACCGCCTCGGTAGATCTTCTCTTGCGGCGCCATGATCTGGATGTGGGCATTACGGTGATCCGTCGTGCCGGCAAGGTCGAAGTGGTCTCGGTGAAGTAG
- a CDS encoding M28 family peptidase, with product MVSTLVGTKGLCRVYLMFCDRSIPLAPCRRETRATESSYIARLPFHLLFILCMTLAAGRGLAAETDSSSTALTRALSLISSERMLADIRTLSGPAFNGRQTGTPDDLASAEFVQQRFLELQQHRSPGAESPGAPARSPIHTQIQSASVHTTKIDDDSLLQIGGIAERQPAVVGTDYLPILDSPSVELEASIVFVGYGISDPAGGLDDYAGIDVRNKVVLFLRGKPERYAKQVSHTDKAHMAHAHGAIGYLTATGPILNAYETRRGVTGRPSAFYGLTDPQRTIPGAWISTALASAILGAEQPGEDNRLRGLQQQLNDTMTPQSMTIDISIRMRWHSTQENGTLQNVIALLPGQDAAHQHDAILIGAHRDHFGKQSGLLFAGADDNASGTAVILEVARVLTSMPVGPKRSVLFVSFSGEEQGLLGSKLYVSQPMMPLTATAAMINVDHAAVGNGRLTIGVTGLEKPAAQQVGERAGLADRLDLFGFFPGGDHVPFKEAGVPTVTVVSGGIHPHFHQSTDTADTANADILSAAARYVLAIAWQLADAP from the coding sequence ATGGTATCAACGCTGGTCGGCACAAAAGGCCTCTGCCGCGTCTATCTGATGTTCTGCGATCGCTCCATACCATTGGCGCCTTGCCGGCGGGAGACCAGGGCCACTGAATCGTCATACATTGCTCGACTTCCGTTTCACCTGCTGTTCATCCTGTGCATGACCCTGGCTGCCGGCCGGGGTCTCGCCGCAGAGACGGACTCCTCGTCCACAGCGCTCACACGGGCATTGAGCCTGATTTCCAGTGAGCGCATGCTGGCGGATATTCGCACGTTGAGCGGACCGGCATTCAACGGACGCCAGACCGGAACACCTGACGACCTCGCTTCCGCGGAGTTTGTGCAACAGCGATTCCTGGAGCTACAACAGCATCGCTCACCGGGGGCCGAATCTCCCGGCGCGCCCGCTCGAAGTCCCATACACACCCAGATTCAGTCCGCTTCCGTCCACACAACGAAGATCGACGATGATTCACTGCTCCAGATCGGAGGGATTGCTGAGCGTCAACCTGCCGTGGTCGGCACCGACTATCTCCCGATCCTCGATTCCCCTTCAGTAGAGTTGGAGGCCTCGATTGTGTTCGTCGGATACGGGATCTCCGATCCGGCCGGCGGACTCGATGACTATGCCGGGATCGATGTCCGGAACAAAGTGGTGCTGTTTCTCCGGGGAAAACCTGAACGGTATGCCAAGCAGGTGTCCCACACCGACAAAGCGCACATGGCCCACGCGCACGGCGCCATCGGCTACCTGACTGCCACAGGGCCGATCCTCAACGCGTACGAAACCCGTCGTGGCGTCACAGGCCGTCCGAGTGCCTTCTACGGGCTTACGGACCCTCAACGGACGATTCCCGGCGCATGGATCAGCACCGCCCTCGCCTCAGCCATCCTTGGTGCAGAGCAGCCCGGCGAGGACAACCGGTTGCGGGGCTTGCAGCAGCAACTCAATGACACCATGACCCCGCAATCCATGACCATCGACATCTCGATTCGAATGCGGTGGCACAGTACGCAAGAAAACGGCACGCTTCAGAACGTCATTGCGCTCCTTCCCGGACAGGATGCCGCGCATCAGCACGACGCCATCCTGATCGGAGCCCACCGCGATCATTTTGGAAAACAAAGCGGGTTACTCTTCGCCGGAGCCGATGACAACGCATCGGGCACCGCCGTGATCCTGGAAGTCGCCCGGGTGCTGACCTCAATGCCCGTCGGTCCGAAGCGCTCGGTTCTATTCGTATCGTTCAGCGGAGAAGAGCAGGGTTTGCTGGGATCGAAACTGTACGTGAGTCAACCCATGATGCCGCTGACCGCTACCGCGGCCATGATCAATGTGGATCATGCGGCAGTCGGAAACGGACGGCTGACGATCGGGGTGACCGGTTTAGAAAAACCTGCGGCGCAGCAGGTTGGGGAACGAGCCGGACTTGCGGACCGTCTCGATCTGTTCGGTTTTTTCCCGGGGGGAGACCATGTGCCGTTTAAGGAAGCGGGCGTTCCCACCGTAACCGTGGTGAGCGGCGGAATTCATCCGCACTTCCATCAGTCGACCGACACGGCGGATACCGCCAATGCGGATATTCTCTCAGCGGCCGCGCGCTACGTACTCGCCATAGCCTGGCAACTTGCCGACGCGCCCTAA
- a CDS encoding DUF5069 domain-containing protein: protein MDLSHQPPRRWSDTLAGMIWLPRLIDKVRAFQADTLGTYAYPSALDQSFMRHLRFTPAHIEPLVREMTSDEAIAAGIRQHIPLSDEEIRTRCAAFQEKYWWAFAVLDRDDGYVRGLGYPIPRFLQPPLWRWYQRWSAQKASAASI, encoded by the coding sequence ATGGACCTATCCCATCAGCCGCCGCGACGATGGAGCGATACCCTGGCAGGCATGATCTGGCTGCCCCGGTTGATCGACAAGGTGCGCGCGTTTCAGGCCGACACGCTTGGAACCTATGCTTATCCTTCCGCACTGGACCAATCCTTCATGCGACACCTCCGGTTCACGCCCGCCCATATCGAGCCGCTGGTTCGTGAGATGACCTCTGATGAGGCGATTGCCGCAGGCATTCGTCAGCACATTCCGCTCAGCGATGAGGAAATCCGGACACGCTGCGCAGCATTTCAAGAAAAATATTGGTGGGCATTCGCAGTTCTGGATCGAGACGATGGCTATGTCCGCGGCCTGGGGTATCCGATTCCGCGTTTTCTGCAGCCACCGCTCTGGCGATGGTATCAACGCTGGTCGGCACAAAAGGCCTCTGCCGCGTCTATCTGA
- a CDS encoding RNA-binding protein, with protein MGSKIYVGGLPYSTTEQQLSDLFAVHGAVTSARIITDKFTGQSRGFGFVEMSGDSEAQAAINALNGTQFGGRTLTVNEARPQEPRSGGGGGRGMGGGRH; from the coding sequence ATGGGTTCGAAGATCTACGTTGGCGGCTTGCCATATTCAACCACCGAGCAACAGCTGAGTGACCTGTTTGCGGTGCACGGGGCGGTGACGTCGGCGCGCATCATTACGGACAAGTTCACCGGCCAGTCACGGGGTTTCGGCTTCGTCGAAATGTCGGGAGATTCCGAGGCGCAGGCGGCGATCAACGCGTTGAACGGGACACAGTTCGGGGGCCGCACGTTGACTGTGAATGAAGCCCGCCCGCAGGAGCCCCGCTCCGGTGGTGGCGGAGGACGTGGAATGGGCGGGGGCCGGCACTAA
- a CDS encoding DEAD/DEAH box helicase, protein MVSFAELSLTSFLADRLQQAGFTAPTPIQSAAIPLALEGRDLLAQAKTGSGKTLAFLIPLIERAVKEGWKPAGHAPASHAGSARSPRALVLAPTRELALQIEMELRKYAPPSVTSLAVYGGVPIERHYRALRQPPMIVIGTPGRLLDVAGTRHLDLRGIEYVVMDEADQMLDRGFLRDIQRILQLLPSQRQTMLFSATFSPEILTLAESMLKNPARTAVDPGVNTPTTITHAYYVVPSESSRVQLIHTLLQSPESGDQSMVFCDQKYKVKRLAARLGGEPASVGAITGNHSQAQRERTLTAFRSGRLRTLVATDVAARGLDVPSVSQVIHYELPGNPTSYVHRTGRTGRAERSGATLLILSPQEEHEYLAMVRRLRIQTKRLTLPALAVLPPPAHEPESNGQARHDGRGRDARPRRAGDRQNSMPQDARGGQGRRGWRADRPAAPRRGNS, encoded by the coding sequence ATGGTGTCGTTTGCCGAATTGTCTCTTACATCGTTTCTCGCTGACCGTTTACAACAGGCTGGGTTTACCGCGCCGACTCCCATTCAGAGCGCGGCGATTCCGCTCGCGCTAGAGGGGCGCGATCTACTGGCCCAGGCCAAGACCGGCAGCGGGAAAACGCTGGCCTTTCTCATTCCCTTGATCGAACGGGCCGTCAAGGAAGGCTGGAAGCCTGCCGGTCATGCCCCCGCGTCGCATGCCGGATCCGCCAGATCGCCGCGGGCACTCGTGCTCGCGCCGACCCGTGAGCTGGCCCTTCAAATTGAAATGGAATTGCGCAAGTATGCGCCGCCGTCAGTCACGTCGCTGGCTGTGTACGGCGGTGTCCCCATCGAACGGCACTACCGTGCATTGCGCCAACCGCCGATGATCGTGATTGGAACGCCGGGGCGTTTGTTGGACGTGGCGGGGACCCGCCATCTGGACTTGCGCGGCATCGAATATGTGGTCATGGATGAAGCGGATCAAATGCTGGACCGCGGATTCCTGCGCGACATTCAGCGTATTCTGCAATTGCTTCCCAGCCAACGGCAGACCATGCTGTTTTCTGCGACCTTTTCGCCGGAGATTTTGACTCTAGCGGAATCGATGTTGAAGAATCCCGCTCGGACTGCGGTGGATCCCGGGGTGAATACGCCCACCACGATCACGCACGCGTACTACGTGGTGCCGAGTGAATCTTCCCGAGTGCAGTTGATTCACACGCTGCTCCAATCTCCGGAGTCCGGCGATCAGTCGATGGTGTTTTGCGATCAGAAGTACAAGGTGAAGCGATTAGCTGCCCGTCTGGGCGGCGAGCCGGCCTCGGTCGGGGCCATCACCGGAAATCATTCGCAGGCCCAGCGGGAACGAACCCTCACGGCGTTCCGGTCGGGTCGGTTGCGCACACTGGTTGCGACCGATGTCGCCGCTCGCGGCTTGGATGTGCCGTCCGTCTCGCAGGTCATTCACTACGAGCTGCCCGGGAACCCGACGTCGTATGTGCATCGCACCGGCCGAACGGGTCGGGCGGAACGATCCGGCGCGACGCTCTTGATTCTTTCTCCGCAAGAAGAGCATGAATACCTGGCGATGGTGCGCCGTTTGCGAATCCAAACGAAGCGCCTGACGCTGCCTGCACTGGCGGTATTGCCGCCTCCTGCGCATGAGCCTGAGTCGAACGGCCAGGCCAGGCATGATGGGCGGGGGCGTGATGCCCGACCGCGCCGTGCCGGAGATCGCCAAAACTCCATGCCTCAGGATGCGAGAGGCGGGCAGGGCCGTCGAGGTTGGCGTGCGGATCGTCCCGCCGCGCCGCGCCGGGGCAACAGTTGA
- a CDS encoding peptidylprolyl isomerase has product MKVGRSLLLGMLLAVGGQFLGEVAHAQSDLAIADGVKVSLEYILTLPDKSVADSNVGQEPIVFVQGAHEIVPGLEKALDGMKAGQKRRIEVAAQDAYGPYNNKLRQSVDKEKLPKDVKVGDILQASDNRLVKVLEVNDKKVLIDLNHPLAGKTLTFDVNVLKVEKGDAADAPASKTP; this is encoded by the coding sequence ATGAAAGTTGGACGGAGTCTGTTGCTGGGCATGCTCCTGGCCGTCGGTGGTCAATTCCTTGGCGAAGTAGCCCATGCCCAAAGCGATCTTGCCATTGCCGACGGGGTGAAAGTGTCGTTGGAGTACATTCTGACGCTTCCAGACAAGTCCGTCGCCGATTCGAATGTCGGGCAGGAGCCGATTGTCTTTGTGCAGGGGGCGCATGAAATCGTCCCAGGCCTGGAAAAGGCTCTCGATGGCATGAAGGCCGGACAGAAACGGCGCATCGAGGTGGCGGCGCAGGACGCCTACGGTCCCTACAACAACAAGCTACGCCAGAGCGTGGACAAAGAGAAGCTTCCCAAGGACGTCAAGGTCGGAGACATTTTGCAGGCGTCGGATAACCGGCTGGTGAAGGTCCTCGAAGTGAATGACAAGAAGGTGTTGATCGATCTCAACCATCCATTGGCTGGAAAGACGCTCACCTTCGATGTGAATGTCCTCAAGGTCGAAAAGGGCGATGCCGCGGACGCCCCTGCAAGTAAGACCCCCTAA
- a CDS encoding 6-phosphofructokinase codes for MGTIKQRPVVAILVGGGPAPGINSVIGAATIRSILGGCDVIGIQDGFKWIMDGQTSKVKRLSIEDISRIHFSGGSCLGTARANPTQKIEHLDACLTSLNALGVTRLITIGGDDTAFSALKLEQRAAGRLQVVHVPKTIDNDLDLPHGIPTFGFQTARHIGVELVKSLMVDAETTSRWYFVVTMGRKAGHLALGIGKAAGATLTVIPEEFRQKPLRLKTLVDVLVGAFIKRLNAGRSDGVAVLAEGLVESLAQQDLEGLQDVERDQHGHVRLAEINFGFVLKRAVEKELRSFGIKTTIVEKNIGYELRCADPISFDMEYTRDLGYCAAQFLLDGGNAAMVSIQNGRFIPIPFGDILDPATGRTRVRMVDVESESYVIARRYMIRLAPDDFNQPQGLVRLATTAGLAVDDFRKRFEYLMGKDL; via the coding sequence ATGGGAACCATTAAGCAACGACCGGTGGTGGCGATTCTGGTGGGTGGTGGTCCGGCACCCGGCATTAATAGTGTCATCGGGGCCGCGACGATTCGAAGCATCCTTGGCGGGTGCGACGTGATCGGCATTCAAGACGGCTTCAAATGGATCATGGATGGCCAGACCAGCAAGGTGAAGCGCCTGTCGATCGAAGATATCAGCCGGATTCACTTCAGCGGCGGCTCCTGCCTCGGCACGGCGCGCGCGAACCCCACTCAGAAAATCGAGCATCTTGATGCCTGCCTGACGAGTCTGAACGCACTCGGCGTGACTCGATTGATCACGATCGGAGGTGACGATACCGCGTTCTCCGCGCTGAAGTTGGAACAGCGGGCCGCCGGTCGCCTCCAGGTCGTGCATGTGCCGAAGACCATCGATAACGATCTGGACCTGCCGCACGGCATTCCGACGTTCGGATTCCAGACGGCGCGTCACATCGGCGTTGAACTCGTGAAGAGTTTGATGGTGGATGCGGAGACGACTTCACGCTGGTATTTCGTGGTGACGATGGGGCGCAAGGCCGGGCATCTGGCACTCGGGATCGGGAAGGCGGCCGGTGCCACGTTGACGGTGATTCCTGAGGAGTTTCGACAGAAACCTCTTCGTCTGAAAACGCTGGTCGATGTCCTGGTCGGCGCGTTTATTAAGCGGCTCAATGCCGGACGATCAGACGGCGTGGCGGTCCTGGCTGAAGGCCTCGTGGAAAGCCTCGCTCAACAAGATCTCGAGGGGCTGCAGGATGTGGAGCGGGACCAGCACGGACATGTGCGGCTGGCGGAGATCAACTTCGGCTTCGTGCTCAAGCGGGCGGTGGAGAAGGAACTGCGTTCTTTCGGCATTAAGACCACCATCGTCGAGAAGAACATCGGGTATGAGCTTCGCTGCGCCGATCCCATTTCGTTCGATATGGAATATACCCGCGATCTCGGTTATTGCGCGGCCCAGTTTCTCCTGGATGGCGGGAATGCCGCCATGGTGTCGATTCAAAACGGCCGCTTCATTCCCATTCCGTTCGGCGACATTCTGGACCCGGCGACCGGCCGTACCAGGGTGCGTATGGTGGATGTGGAATCTGAGTCGTACGTCATTGCAAGGCGGTACATGATTCGATTGGCTCCGGATGATTTCAATCAGCCTCAGGGGCTCGTCCGTTTGGCCACCACGGCCGGTCTGGCCGTAGATGACTTCCGGAAGCGGTTTGAATATCTGATGGGCAAGGATCTGTGA
- a CDS encoding tetratricopeptide repeat protein produces the protein MMIHTCSPVRTPQPFIPLTYCLIGFLLLPVTLTHASGAMANDQGPHSESQVAQRAKAAWEQGTTDLALGILDQGIHENPQAFALHQLRGDMLATSRHTEAALQSYETVLASIPKALDVRWAKWSVLVRSGQVEEAVTELQRIAAIDPQNPLIHLRLARELRKLDRLEESLKSYQQAVALGPDMLNWRLAMARARFDVLDYEGADREVQSVLQQVSPGSPLELSAKNLLTVFYGSTERGRRFTPMMSPDANPKQLKDWSMIRHDAYALFEAGRYQEAEPMYRQLLLLNPMDPLAKQHLGLIFMNLGRCKEAISIIPKMEGLDPLDEDYAATVYRLGQCLVDLGKWEDAYIQFKILYDTTVAFEQSTREVELPIGTRLLDKNKLLRWLDKIRPHVPELAKEIETEDAAPGTPAAPVVPPEAELAAKAMENLKPQNTLDTAASLVGRDADFAWFRFVIPAKKVMRDDSPTGAHDFIPLDPGISFPATQPDIYLVFGLVTASYDEIPLAARCFKERAELTGAQPAVAQDQLIMSTNDQSGYFVLSRPSTGWTTGLYRCGLFAGEQTSAYTQVDEVRFRIVESTKPS, from the coding sequence ATGATGATCCATACATGTTCGCCCGTTCGCACGCCGCAGCCGTTCATCCCACTGACCTATTGTCTCATTGGATTTCTCCTCCTGCCCGTCACGCTGACACACGCCTCCGGGGCCATGGCGAACGACCAGGGGCCCCACTCGGAAAGCCAGGTCGCCCAACGCGCGAAAGCCGCGTGGGAGCAGGGGACGACAGACCTGGCTCTCGGCATTCTGGACCAAGGCATTCATGAGAACCCGCAAGCGTTCGCGCTGCACCAACTCCGTGGCGACATGCTGGCCACCTCACGTCACACCGAAGCGGCCCTTCAGTCCTATGAAACCGTCCTGGCGAGTATTCCCAAAGCTTTGGACGTGCGTTGGGCGAAGTGGAGTGTGCTGGTGCGGTCCGGGCAGGTGGAAGAAGCGGTCACTGAATTGCAGCGCATTGCCGCCATCGATCCTCAAAACCCCTTGATCCATTTGCGACTGGCGCGTGAGCTCCGGAAACTCGACCGGCTGGAGGAGTCCCTGAAGTCCTATCAGCAGGCGGTGGCGCTGGGACCCGACATGCTCAACTGGCGATTGGCCATGGCACGCGCGCGCTTTGATGTTTTGGATTACGAAGGCGCGGATCGCGAGGTGCAATCTGTGTTGCAACAGGTCTCTCCCGGTTCCCCGCTGGAGCTGTCCGCCAAGAATCTACTGACCGTGTTTTACGGATCGACGGAGCGAGGCCGCCGCTTTACACCCATGATGAGCCCGGACGCAAACCCGAAACAACTCAAAGACTGGTCGATGATTCGTCACGACGCCTACGCGCTCTTCGAGGCCGGGCGCTATCAGGAAGCCGAACCCATGTATCGGCAACTCCTGCTTCTCAATCCGATGGACCCCCTCGCCAAGCAGCACCTCGGACTGATCTTCATGAACCTGGGCCGGTGCAAAGAGGCGATCAGCATCATCCCGAAAATGGAGGGCCTCGATCCCCTCGATGAAGACTATGCGGCGACCGTCTATCGCCTGGGTCAATGCCTGGTGGATCTGGGAAAATGGGAAGACGCGTACATTCAATTCAAGATCCTCTACGACACGACCGTGGCATTTGAACAGTCGACGAGGGAGGTCGAACTTCCGATCGGAACCAGACTGCTGGATAAAAATAAGCTGCTGCGATGGTTGGACAAGATCCGTCCGCATGTCCCCGAACTGGCCAAGGAAATCGAAACGGAGGACGCCGCCCCGGGCACACCGGCGGCACCGGTCGTGCCCCCGGAAGCAGAACTCGCCGCGAAGGCCATGGAGAACCTGAAGCCGCAGAACACTCTGGATACGGCGGCCTCCCTGGTCGGGCGGGATGCCGATTTTGCCTGGTTTCGATTCGTCATCCCCGCCAAGAAAGTTATGCGGGACGATTCGCCTACCGGCGCCCACGACTTCATTCCCCTGGACCCCGGGATCAGCTTTCCCGCTACTCAGCCGGACATTTACCTGGTGTTCGGATTGGTGACGGCGTCGTACGATGAAATTCCACTCGCAGCGCGCTGTTTCAAAGAGCGCGCGGAACTGACCGGCGCGCAGCCCGCGGTGGCACAGGATCAGCTCATCATGTCCACCAACGACCAATCCGGCTACTTCGTCCTGTCCCGTCCCTCCACCGGCTGGACGACGGGACTTTACCGATGCGGGTTATTCGCAGGGGAGCAAACCTCGGCTTACACCCAGGTAGATGAAGTGCGATTCCGTATCGTTGAATCGACGAAGCCGTCGTAA